The nucleotide window TTGACAGCGTGGTTTAAGTCCGGAAACTTTATTGGATCTCTGTGGAAGAAAACAGGGGTGTTATTACCTACGAGATCCCAGATCCCTTCATCGGTATAAAATTTCAAAGCAAACCCGCGAATGTCACGTTCATCGTCTGCGGCACCACGTTCACCGGCAACCGTTGAAAAGCGAGCGAACATGTCCGTTTGTTTGCCAACCTCCGAGAAAATATCCGCTTTTGTGTATTTTGTAATGTCGTGGGTGACTGTAAAGGTACCGTGCGCTCCGGAACCTTTCGCGTGCATCCTCCGTTCCGGAATGACTTCCCGATCGAAGTTTGCCATTTTTTCAAGAAACCAAAAGTCTTGCATAAGCATCGGGCCGCGTGGTCCCGCTGTTTGGACATTCTGGTTATCGGGAACCGGATTCCCAAACGCCGTTGTCAGTTTCCTGTTTTCATTGTTTTTGTTTTCATTTTCGCTCATGAAAAACGCACCTCCAAATGATTTTTAATAAAAAACAAGCTGTATGTTAAATGGAATGCTTACTGCCATTCATTTCCCTCGACAGTCCGCACACACCCCCTTTAACACAACATGATGGAAGTTAACAGGCTTATCAACGGCATAATTCGTCTCTTGAGCGACGGCGTCGAGCCATTCTTTCGGAAGATCCGCATAGACTTCATCGATTTTCCCGCACTCCATGCATGTTATATGATGGTGGTCCTCGATGTTTGCATCATAACGGCTGGCGTTATCCCCCAATTTTAATTCCGAAATGTACTCCGCATCGACTAAGTAACGAAGCGAATTATAGATTGTGCCATAAGCAAAGTTTTGACCTCGCTTACGAAGCCGATCCATAATTTCAACCGCTGTCGGATGATCACCCGACTCCCGTATAACTTCATAAACAGCTTGTCTTTGGGGCGTATGGTAAGCTTTTGCCGACATGTAGTTCACCCCTTACATATACTAATTTATACTTAGTCTAAATTTATGTCAAGACATACGCTTTCAATTTCCAAGCCATAGCTTTGGACTATAATGCATACAAAAAATTGTCATGATCGATTTATACACGAAAAGTGTGATAGTGTTATGATGAGAAAAACAGATTCAGAGGTGAAAAAATGGCTCAAGCAAAAAGAAAAAGTACAAATAAAAAAGCACCGATCAAAATACTGGTCATTATCACGCTTGCCCTTGTCATCGTCATGGGAGCGCTCTTCTTCGTCGTGAACAGTGGGGGAAATACCACGGCTGTCGGACAAGCACCGTCCGTTGAAGATGTTCCAACAACAGGAGATGAAGATGCGCCTGTTTCAATCGTTGAATTTGGGGATTATAAGTGTCCGGCATGTGGCGATTGGGATTCCGAAATCGTCCCTCAACTATATGACGATTATGTAGATGCCGGTGATGCTTCATTATCATTTTATAATTATATCGGTTTTGGTGAAGAGTCATTGTTGGCATCTTTGTCAGCCCACTCCATTTATGAAGAAACGCCCGACCAATTTTGGGGGTATCATCACGCCCTAATGCAACATGCAGGACAACAGGGTTCACAGGTGACTACTGATCTTCTTTTGGATTTAGCGGAAGAACATGCCCCGGATATGGATCAAGATGAGCTTGAGGATGCTATCATTAACCAGGAAGCAATGCCACAAATTGAAGAGGACCACAGCGTAATAGAAGAATTTGACGTAGAAGCGACGCCTACGATCATGATCAACGACCAAGTCATTGACGATCCTTTTGATTATGACGCCATCCAAGAAACCATCGACGAAGAATTGGCAGCCGCAGATTCATGACACGGCAAAGCCTCTTCTTATACGCCGCTTGGTTACTGGCGTTGATATCAACGGTCGGAAGTTTATATTTCAGTGAAGTCGCAGGTTTTGTTCCCTGTGAAATGTGCTGGTATCAGCGGATAGCCATGTATCCGCTCGCGGTGATTCTCGGGATCGCTACCTTCCGATCCGATTTCGGCATTCGTTTATATGCGCTACCATTTTCCATTATCGGCACTGTCGTGGCAGCTTTCCATTATGCGGAACAAAAAATACCGGCGTTTGGCGGCGCAACACCATGCGCGGACGGGGTGCCATGCAGTGCCGAATACATCAACTGGTTTGGTTTTATAACCATTCCTTTTTTAGCCCTAATATCTTTCTTACTCATTACCATCTGTCTATTGTTCGTACGACAAGCATCCAAAAATTAAAAGGGGAGGGAAGACTTTGAAACAAAGGAGAACAACACTTCTTATCACGGCTTTGATCCTCCTGTTAAGTGCTTGCCAAGAGACGCAAGAAAACCAGCAAACGGATCATTCCACTGATGAAAACACAAACAACAAAAATACGGAAGAAAATAACACCGAAGAAGAGGACGATGATCCATGGGTCCTCGAAGAGGAACAATTCAACGAAATCGAAACGGTAGAAGGGATTGAAACCATCCAAAATCCCGATAATGATCAAGTGCTCGTCAATCATGATTACGCCTTTCCGGAAGGGTATGAACCCGACGATCTCGT belongs to Salicibibacter cibi and includes:
- a CDS encoding thioredoxin domain-containing protein, with protein sequence MAQAKRKSTNKKAPIKILVIITLALVIVMGALFFVVNSGGNTTAVGQAPSVEDVPTTGDEDAPVSIVEFGDYKCPACGDWDSEIVPQLYDDYVDAGDASLSFYNYIGFGEESLLASLSAHSIYEETPDQFWGYHHALMQHAGQQGSQVTTDLLLDLAEEHAPDMDQDELEDAIINQEAMPQIEEDHSVIEEFDVEATPTIMINDQVIDDPFDYDAIQETIDEELAAADS
- a CDS encoding Fur family transcriptional regulator, whose translation is MSAKAYHTPQRQAVYEVIRESGDHPTAVEIMDRLRKRGQNFAYGTIYNSLRYLVDAEYISELKLGDNASRYDANIEDHHHITCMECGKIDEVYADLPKEWLDAVAQETNYAVDKPVNFHHVVLKGVCADCRGK
- a CDS encoding disulfide oxidoreductase, producing MTRQSLFLYAAWLLALISTVGSLYFSEVAGFVPCEMCWYQRIAMYPLAVILGIATFRSDFGIRLYALPFSIIGTVVAAFHYAEQKIPAFGGATPCADGVPCSAEYINWFGFITIPFLALISFLLITICLLFVRQASKN